The nucleotide sequence AAGAGGTGAGACTTTTGTGAACTTTGGTCATTGGACATAGATACTCTAGAATGTAATTTTAGTTGAGTAGAAGTctacatttttcttgtaattaGGCTGTCATTTTTCTGTCCAATGTGGTGGCTATAGCTACTGTTTTGCTTTTTAAAAATGTACACTAAATATCTAACTCCTATAAATTTGGAATGAATTTAAACTTTTGCACTTGTTATTAATGATGGATGATATGTACAAAGGGATGCCAATTTCCATCCAGCATTGGATATCTGCACCATTGTACCTTACATAAGCAAGGTGTTTCTAATAAAACCAGTTGGTAAGGGTGGGTGAGATTGAAATTTAGTAGTTGTATACATAAATAAGTTGAGAATttaccacggttatcaaaaagaTATAACAATAGGTTGAGAATTTTACTTTACATCTATTATTGATATTACTGTGAGGGTAAAAGATTCTTACCCCTGTATAAGACTAAGGTTCCCTTTTACGTTACTTTAATCTTGACATCTCTATCACGCTCTCTGTGTACCTATGTTTTGAAGAACCAACAAATATGTGAAGCCTGCTTGTATTGTTACTGTTCTATCAATTGCTACGGAAAGTTTACCGGAAAACTGCAATGATATATGTTTGTTTATCTACTGCAGATTCAGGTCTAACGTTACTAGAGAAGTAACGGATTTAGGTGAAGTTCTAAGGAAGAAAATGGGTATTGAAGAGATGCCCGTAATGGCAATGATGATGCCCAGAATGGGATTTAGTGCTGGAGGGATGAAGGGAAAACGCGGAGCAGCTGCAGGGAAGACGGAGGAGAAATCTGAGAAGGCTGTATTTGATTTGAACCTTGAAGGTGGATTTGATGCTGGGGCGAAGATTAAGATTATTAACGAAGTGATCTTTTACTGATTTGGGACTTACGGAAGCTAAGGATTTGGTGGAAAAGGCTCCAACTTGTTTGAAGAAAGAGGAAGCTGACAAAATTATCGAGAAGATGAAAGGGGTTGGAGCTAAAGTTACTATGGAGTGACGCAACTGTTCATGTTACTTCAATCAAAATGCTGCTAATGAAGAATTTGAATCATCATGGGATGCATTTCTTGTAATAGGGATAGATGTATTGTACCAATATTGACCTCACTGTACTCTATGTTTCTATGATATTGAAGATTGTGAatccagtattttagttttttgtaCCAATAGAACAATGTATGCAGTGTAATCACACAAATGggttctggggagggtagagcgtaagcagaccttacccctacctcgtagAGATAGAGAGACTGTCTCCGCTAGACCCTCGGCTTGAAAAGTATTTCAAAGCAGTTTGAGAAAGGTAATACAGAAATGAAAGCAGTAACAACAACGGAATAATGAGATATGGAACACGGTACACAACATACAGAAAAAAGAATTGTTATGCATTCTAATTGGTTATGTTGTCTTGCACAACACATATGATTGTTATATGTCCTGGTCTTATATGCTACATAATTCTGTTTTCTTATTTGTTGGTTAATTGATGCAGTTCGTTTTGTATTACACTTTTGAAGCATGTTCATTCAATGTCTTAATATCATCCCACATCAAAATATAGTTAGCGAACTGAATGATTTGCTTGTATTTTCAGTATTCTAATGTATCTCATGAATTAGTTTAAAATTCTGCAGCAAGGTACAATTGTACAAACCTCTGTGGGAGCAGCATAAGTTGGAAATGCTGAATCTTTCTTGTAAAATATGATGCTAGGTTTTAGGCATGAATTAATTGTTGTGCGGTGAGGGAGGTTGAATGAAGAATGAA is from Capsicum annuum cultivar UCD-10X-F1 unplaced genomic scaffold, UCD10Xv1.1 ctg58255, whole genome shotgun sequence and encodes:
- the LOC124893376 gene encoding LOW QUALITY PROTEIN: COP9 signalosome complex subunit 3-like (The sequence of the model RefSeq protein was modified relative to this genomic sequence to represent the inferred CDS: inserted 2 bases in 1 codon) codes for the protein ELSNSYGTGKISELETFVQTNKEKFETDNNLGLVMQVVSSVYKHNIQRLTQTYLTLSLQDITNTIQLRGPKEAEMHVLQMIEDGQIYATIDQKDGMVRFLEDPEQYKTCGMIEHIDSSIKRFRSNVTREVTDLGEVLRKKMGIEEMPVMAMMMPRMGFSAGGMKGKRGAAAGKTEEKSEKAVFDLNLEGGFDAGAKIKIINEVXSFTDLGLTEAKDLVEKAPTCLKKEEADKIIEKMKGVGAKVTME